A genomic window from Tolypothrix sp. PCC 7910 includes:
- a CDS encoding GMC oxidoreductase, with translation MTDAHYDAIVIGTGAGGGTLAYKLATSGKKILVLERGNFLPRNKANWDSQQVLRKECYRTSEYWYDKDGKVINPVTNYYVGGNTKFYGGALFRLREQDFTEVIHQGGISPEWPLKYQDFAPYYEQAEKLYEVHGQRYLDPTEPPRNQDYPFSAISHEPYIQEIHDSLKDKGMHPFYLPLAIKLNEANPHLSACIRCDTCDGFPCLINAKADADVNGIRPGLASQNLTLITQAKVVRLHTSASGREITGVEAEISGKRQTFSGDIVVVACGAINSAALLLKSANDKHPNGLANSSNLVGRNYMAHNFGVVMTLSTKLNPTVFQKTLGVNDLYWGEDDFTYPMGSVQLLGNINKERIAANGPPMMPEIVAETIANHAVAWLIINEDLPEFHNRVRVQGEQLFLDYTPNNQEAFNRLIQRWIEVLKSLDESQTFGRFSHHITQKFTVKEVGHQCGTCRFGEDPKNSVLDINCRTHDIDNLYVVDGSFFPSSAAVNPSLTIIANALRVGEHLLARMS, from the coding sequence ATGACTGATGCACATTATGATGCTATCGTCATTGGCACAGGTGCAGGTGGTGGCACTTTGGCCTATAAATTAGCAACGAGTGGCAAGAAAATTTTAGTTTTAGAACGAGGTAATTTCTTACCTCGCAACAAAGCCAATTGGGATTCGCAGCAAGTCTTACGCAAAGAATGTTATCGCACTTCAGAGTATTGGTACGACAAAGACGGTAAAGTTATCAATCCAGTAACAAATTATTATGTAGGAGGTAATACAAAATTTTACGGTGGCGCGCTATTTAGATTACGCGAACAAGATTTTACAGAAGTCATTCATCAAGGAGGTATTTCTCCAGAATGGCCTTTAAAATATCAAGATTTCGCCCCTTATTATGAACAAGCTGAGAAACTTTATGAAGTACATGGGCAACGATATCTAGATCCAACTGAACCGCCAAGAAATCAAGATTATCCTTTTTCTGCTATCAGCCACGAACCATATATTCAAGAGATTCATGATAGTTTGAAAGATAAAGGTATGCATCCCTTTTATCTACCACTGGCTATCAAACTTAATGAAGCTAATCCGCATTTAAGTGCTTGTATTCGTTGTGATACTTGTGATGGTTTTCCCTGTTTAATTAATGCCAAAGCGGATGCGGATGTGAATGGTATACGTCCAGGTTTGGCATCGCAAAATTTAACATTAATCACACAAGCAAAGGTGGTACGCTTACACACTAGTGCATCAGGGCGAGAAATCACTGGTGTAGAAGCAGAAATCTCTGGAAAACGTCAAACATTTTCTGGCGATATTGTGGTTGTGGCTTGTGGTGCAATTAACTCAGCAGCATTATTACTCAAATCTGCTAACGATAAACACCCTAATGGATTAGCAAATAGTTCTAATCTTGTAGGGCGAAATTACATGGCGCATAACTTTGGTGTAGTTATGACCTTGAGTACAAAACTGAATCCCACAGTTTTTCAAAAAACGCTAGGAGTTAATGATTTATATTGGGGAGAGGACGATTTTACTTACCCAATGGGGAGTGTACAATTGTTAGGTAATATAAATAAAGAGAGAATTGCTGCTAATGGGCCACCAATGATGCCTGAAATTGTGGCTGAAACAATAGCAAATCATGCTGTTGCTTGGTTAATCATCAATGAAGATTTACCAGAGTTTCACAACCGCGTGCGTGTTCAGGGTGAGCAGCTTTTTCTTGACTATACTCCTAATAATCAAGAAGCATTTAATAGGTTAATTCAACGCTGGATTGAAGTGTTAAAATCTCTAGACGAGTCACAGACATTTGGGCGATTCTCGCACCATATTACCCAAAAGTTTACTGTTAAAGAAGTAGGGCATCAGTGTGGAACTTGTCGCTTTGGAGAAGACCCCAAAAATTCAGTGTTAGATATTAATTGCCGCACCCATGATATTGATAATCTCTATGTAGTGGATGGCAGCTTTTTTCCTTCTAGTGCTGCGGTTAATCCATCGTTGACTATTATTGCTAATGCTTTGCGAGTGGGAGAGCATTTGTTAGCAAGAATGAGTTAA
- a CDS encoding SDR family oxidoreductase has protein sequence MTSIAGKTVLLTGASGGIGEFIARALAKEQATVVSVSRSKEKLEQISNEVQALGGRGISIPFDISKVEELPILVRQINQIAGKIDIVINNAAIEKYRAFQNYELADIQAILTTNLIAGMELTRLILPSMIASNSGHIVNIASGSGKKGAPYNSIYSASKAGMIMWTDALRQELADTNVGVTVVCPGYTKAGMFLAFGLPSPKLAQVSQPTEVAIAILQAIKQNQPEVIIDGFLTKLLFSNIQLFPKFGDVIYRWIGLTKLNKTCAENQMRGR, from the coding sequence ATGACATCCATAGCAGGTAAAACAGTCCTTTTGACCGGAGCATCGGGTGGTATTGGAGAATTTATTGCCCGTGCTTTAGCAAAAGAGCAAGCAACCGTAGTTAGTGTTTCTCGTTCCAAAGAAAAGCTAGAACAGATATCAAATGAAGTGCAAGCCTTAGGTGGTAGAGGCATTAGCATTCCTTTTGATATTAGTAAGGTAGAAGAATTACCTATATTAGTCCGGCAGATTAATCAAATAGCAGGCAAGATTGATATTGTCATTAATAATGCAGCTATTGAAAAATACCGGGCTTTTCAAAATTACGAGTTAGCAGATATTCAGGCGATATTAACTACCAATTTAATTGCTGGGATGGAATTAACAAGGTTAATTCTACCATCTATGATTGCTAGCAATAGCGGTCACATTGTCAATATTGCTTCTGGTTCTGGGAAAAAAGGCGCACCTTACAACAGTATCTATTCTGCCAGTAAAGCCGGCATGATTATGTGGACTGATGCACTGCGCCAAGAATTAGCCGATACCAATGTTGGCGTGACAGTAGTTTGCCCAGGATATACCAAAGCGGGAATGTTTCTGGCTTTTGGGCTACCTTCACCCAAATTAGCGCAGGTTTCTCAACCCACAGAAGTTGCGATCGCCATTTTGCAAGCGATTAAGCAAAACCAACCAGAAGTCATCATTGACGGATTCCTCACCAAGCTTTTATTCTCCAATATTCAACTTTTCCCCAAATTTGGAGATGTAATTTATCGGTGGATTGGGTTAACAAAGTTGAACAAAACCTGTGCTGAAAATCAAATGCGCGGACGCTGA
- a CDS encoding sugar MFS transporter: MKSAILRRSFFMKGDQWQQPHLISRWIGVAIAFYAFIAIGIAEAGLGVLLPSILSTYQLTPATVTLLFVSQISGYIVAAFSSSLVSSRLGLARMLLIAASALTTALLIYALSPYWLIMVIAGTLLGLGIGLIDAGINTYIVQDSRSANLIGSLHAFYGIGALLGPAVATTLLAVGMNWRQVYLVLASVVSILVIVLISVILWRYQPMMAKVTPSDTSAVSNLRRSLYHPVVLLSGLLLLVYVGTEASVGNWAYTVQSVARQTPELIAGYSVSAYWMGLTIGRFSLSYALNRLGAVRTISLSLILLMISLVAWWLLPDQWISLPLIGFALAAIFPATIWLIPQRVPEALVPAAVGFATSTASFGAALIPTGVGWLANWAGLDIIPMLMLLPAIVMIGVHCWLVQHR, encoded by the coding sequence GTGAAAAGTGCGATTTTACGCCGGAGTTTTTTCATGAAAGGCGATCAATGGCAGCAACCTCACCTCATATCTCGTTGGATTGGAGTAGCGATCGCTTTTTATGCATTCATCGCTATTGGTATTGCCGAAGCGGGATTAGGGGTGCTGTTACCGTCAATCTTGTCCACCTACCAACTAACTCCCGCAACAGTTACACTGCTATTTGTTAGTCAAATTAGTGGATACATTGTCGCTGCATTCAGCAGTAGTTTAGTGAGTAGCCGTTTAGGGCTGGCGCGAATGCTTCTGATTGCTGCTAGCGCGCTGACAACTGCACTGCTCATTTATGCTTTATCTCCTTACTGGTTAATCATGGTTATTGCCGGAACCTTGCTAGGGTTGGGGATTGGGTTAATTGATGCCGGGATCAACACCTACATTGTGCAGGACTCGCGTAGTGCCAATCTGATCGGTTCGCTCCATGCTTTTTATGGGATTGGCGCACTTTTGGGGCCTGCGGTAGCAACAACACTGTTAGCTGTTGGCATGAATTGGCGGCAGGTGTATCTGGTGTTGGCGAGTGTGGTTAGTATATTGGTAATTGTTCTTATCAGTGTTATTCTCTGGCGCTATCAGCCGATGATGGCAAAGGTAACGCCATCTGATACCAGTGCAGTGAGTAATTTGCGGCGATCGCTTTATCATCCAGTTGTGCTGCTAAGTGGATTGCTCTTGCTTGTATATGTAGGCACCGAAGCCTCTGTTGGTAACTGGGCATACACAGTACAATCCGTTGCCCGACAAACGCCTGAACTAATTGCTGGATATAGTGTCAGTGCTTATTGGATGGGTTTGACAATCGGACGCTTCAGCTTGAGTTACGCTTTGAACAGACTGGGCGCTGTTCGTACCATCAGCCTATCCCTAATTTTATTAATGATTAGCCTCGTAGCTTGGTGGCTTTTACCTGATCAGTGGATTAGCTTACCGTTAATTGGTTTTGCGTTAGCCGCCATCTTTCCTGCCACAATTTGGCTGATTCCCCAACGAGTCCCAGAGGCGCTGGTACCTGCGGCAGTGGGTTTTGCTACCAGTACCGCCAGTTTTGGAGCTGCGCTCATCCCGACGGGAGTCGGTTGGTTGGCGAACTGGGCAGGATTGGATATTATTCCGATGTTGATGCTGCTACCTGCGATTGTGATGATTGGTGTACATTGCTGGTTAGTCCAACATCGGTAA
- the lnt gene encoding apolipoprotein N-acyltransferase, with amino-acid sequence MKYYKKKLFSSFSLYTLAFISGLLMGLTVAPVGAWFLAWIALAPLWVLINKENTQLAGKRRKFLLLPLFWGIGYHGLALFWITGIHPMDWLGVPWLASLAITTFCLTFVTLWGAAIVIVWAALMVRFAGKKPLLRVLIGTTIWCALEGIWSAGDLWWSSLSYTQSPHNLVILHLGQLAGPSAITAAIVAVNGLIAEAWINRKNAKIYANQYLAIATGLFITLHLIGFSLYSIPLSKPADKALKVGIVQGNIPNIIKLKPEGLRRAIAGYTNGYLTLAGKGVDAVLTPEGALPFFQRDLGATPIISSVKEKGVVAWIGAFGEQGRSYTNSLFTYTGNGEVFSRYDKTKLVPLGEYIPFEEILGKLIQRLSPLDEHQVHGSPNQIFDTPFGRAIAGICYDSAFSAQFRRQAAAGGQFILSSSNDAHYTAAMPFQHHAQDIMRAIETDRWSVRATNTGYSGFIDPHGKTLWLSGYNTYEIHAETIYKRQTQTLYVRWGDWLTPLLLISSGAAWLVNWKMQRAAEE; translated from the coding sequence ATGAAGTATTACAAAAAAAAGCTGTTTTCATCCTTTAGCCTTTACACTTTAGCCTTTATCAGTGGGTTATTAATGGGGCTGACTGTGGCCCCTGTGGGCGCATGGTTCCTCGCTTGGATAGCCCTTGCTCCTCTCTGGGTTTTAATTAACAAAGAAAATACGCAATTAGCAGGTAAAAGGCGAAAATTTCTCCTTTTACCTTTATTTTGGGGTATTGGTTATCACGGATTAGCTTTATTCTGGATTACTGGTATCCATCCGATGGATTGGTTGGGTGTTCCTTGGCTGGCGAGTTTGGCAATTACCACCTTCTGTTTGACCTTCGTTACCCTTTGGGGGGCAGCAATAGTAATTGTGTGGGCGGCTTTGATGGTGCGTTTCGCAGGCAAAAAGCCGCTTTTACGTGTGTTAATTGGTACAACTATTTGGTGCGCTTTAGAAGGTATTTGGAGTGCTGGCGATTTGTGGTGGAGTTCGCTTTCTTACACACAAAGTCCGCATAATTTAGTAATTTTACATTTGGGACAACTAGCTGGGCCGAGTGCTATTACAGCCGCAATCGTCGCCGTGAATGGCTTAATTGCTGAGGCGTGGATTAATCGTAAAAATGCGAAGATTTACGCGAATCAATATTTAGCGATCGCCACTGGATTATTCATTACTCTACATCTCATCGGTTTTAGCTTATACAGCATTCCCCTGAGTAAACCAGCAGACAAGGCTTTAAAAGTAGGGATTGTTCAAGGTAACATTCCCAACATTATTAAACTTAAACCCGAAGGTTTGCGAAGAGCGATCGCAGGTTACACCAATGGCTATTTAACTTTAGCAGGCAAGGGTGTGGATGCTGTCCTGACTCCAGAAGGAGCTTTACCGTTTTTTCAGCGTGATTTAGGCGCGACTCCCATCATCTCATCTGTAAAGGAAAAAGGCGTTGTAGCTTGGATTGGCGCTTTTGGCGAACAAGGACGCAGCTACACCAATAGTTTATTTACCTACACAGGTAACGGTGAAGTTTTTAGCCGCTACGACAAAACCAAACTCGTACCACTGGGTGAATATATCCCCTTTGAAGAGATTTTAGGCAAACTGATTCAGCGTTTGTCACCATTGGATGAACATCAAGTTCATGGTTCGCCTAATCAAATATTTGATACACCATTTGGGCGTGCGATCGCAGGTATTTGTTACGACTCCGCTTTTTCTGCTCAATTTCGCCGTCAAGCAGCTGCGGGTGGGCAATTTATCCTTAGTTCCTCCAACGATGCCCATTACACTGCTGCTATGCCATTCCAGCACCATGCACAGGATATTATGCGGGCGATTGAAACCGATAGATGGTCTGTGCGGGCGACAAATACAGGATACTCAGGGTTTATCGACCCTCATGGTAAAACTTTGTGGCTATCTGGCTATAATACCTATGAAATTCACGCCGAAACGATCTATAAACGGCAAACACAGACTTTATATGTGCGTTGGGGTGATTGGTTGACACCTTTATTATTAATATCCAGTGGTGCAGCTTGGTTAGTAAATTGGAAAATGCAACGTGCAGCTGAAGAGTAA